Proteins co-encoded in one Candidatus Schekmanbacteria bacterium genomic window:
- a CDS encoding sulfite exporter TauE/SafE family protein has translation MIAHPQLILSALFFLVSIIFSMMGQGGGVIYTPLQVWFNIDFHTAATTSLFLILAASVSSSLVFRKAGKIDWPLALVLETSTGAGGFAGGFWSEKFSSVFLSLLFAGVIFVSAFFMINSFKGKKENKTDSKGLFIWKRVLNNEAYCVNLLLALPLSFAAGIISGLLGVGGGILKVPLMVILLGIPMDIAVGSSAFMIGITAFGGFAGHIAKGHWDWITSLVLAVAVIAGSQIGSRISVNIDKNKLKKAFGWFLFVIAISMVIKALW, from the coding sequence ATGATAGCACATCCCCAACTTATTTTGTCTGCCCTTTTTTTCCTTGTGTCAATTATATTTTCGATGATGGGACAAGGGGGAGGCGTAATCTACACACCTCTTCAAGTTTGGTTCAATATAGATTTTCATACAGCAGCCACAACAAGTCTTTTCCTCATATTGGCTGCATCCGTATCTTCCTCTCTTGTCTTTCGAAAAGCGGGAAAAATCGATTGGCCTCTTGCCTTGGTATTGGAGACTTCGACAGGTGCAGGAGGATTTGCAGGAGGGTTTTGGTCAGAAAAATTTTCAAGCGTTTTCCTTTCCCTGCTCTTTGCAGGGGTAATCTTTGTCTCTGCGTTTTTTATGATCAACTCATTTAAGGGAAAGAAAGAAAATAAAACGGACTCTAAAGGATTGTTCATCTGGAAGCGGGTACTCAACAATGAAGCATATTGTGTTAACCTTTTGCTGGCTTTGCCCCTGTCCTTTGCAGCTGGAATAATAAGCGGATTGCTGGGAGTGGGGGGAGGCATACTGAAAGTTCCTTTGATGGTTATTCTCTTGGGAATTCCTATGGATATAGCAGTCGGGTCCAGTGCCTTTATGATAGGGATAACGGCTTTTGGCGGTTTTGCAGGGCATATAGCAAAAGGACATTGGGACTGGATAACTTCACTTGTCCTTGCTGTTGCGGTAATTGCCGGAAGCCAAATAGGAAGCCGCATTTCGGTAAATATTGATAAAAACAAATTGAAAAAGGCTTTTGGCTGGTTTCTTTTTGTTATTGCGATTTCAATGGTAATTAAGGCGTTATGGTAG
- a CDS encoding thioredoxin family protein — protein MRKIKILGTGCARCRQMEANAKAAAKEVGIDYELEKVTDLHDIISAGVMTTPALIVDGEVKVAGKVPSIEEMKKILC, from the coding sequence ATGAGGAAAATAAAGATTCTTGGGACAGGATGCGCTAGATGCAGACAAATGGAGGCGAATGCAAAAGCGGCGGCAAAAGAAGTAGGCATTGATTATGAATTGGAAAAAGTGACAGACCTACACGATATTATATCAGCTGGAGTTATGACAACTCCGGCGCTCATTGTGGACGGAGAAGTAAAAGTTGCAGGCAAGGTGCCTTCGATTGAAGAAATGAAAAAAATTTTATGTTAA
- the arsD gene encoding arsenical resistance operon transcriptional repressor ArsD: MKTLKIYDPALCCSTGVCGPNPDEKLVKLAAFLKGLNEKECKVERYNLAQQPEAYKENKVVANLMKKEGVKALPIFFINDEVVFSGEYPDISELEKLLNIASVDESDASCCDSEDCGCS; encoded by the coding sequence ATGAAGACACTAAAAATTTATGATCCAGCACTATGTTGTTCTACTGGAGTATGTGGACCAAATCCTGATGAGAAACTTGTTAAGCTTGCAGCTTTTCTTAAAGGATTGAATGAAAAAGAGTGTAAGGTGGAGCGATATAATCTAGCTCAACAACCAGAAGCATATAAAGAGAATAAAGTTGTCGCGAATTTGATGAAAAAGGAAGGAGTAAAGGCTCTTCCTATTTTTTTTATTAATGATGAAGTTGTTTTTTCAGGTGAATATCCCGATATTTCAGAGCTTGAAAAACTTTTGAATATAGCTTCTGTTGATGAGTCAGATGCTTCTTGCTGTGATTCTGAAGATTGCGGGTGCAGCTGA
- a CDS encoding ArsR family transcriptional regulator, protein MNKKSKALYNAKAKIVKALAHPTRLYITEKLAEREHCVCEFVDSINVDFSTISKHLSILKEAGIVDDEKRGKQVFYRLKVPCIINFVKCIEDVIKSNADYHMALIK, encoded by the coding sequence ATGAACAAAAAAAGTAAAGCTCTCTACAATGCGAAAGCAAAAATAGTGAAGGCGTTAGCACATCCCACACGTTTGTATATAACTGAGAAACTGGCAGAAAGAGAACATTGCGTTTGTGAATTTGTTGATTCTATTAATGTTGATTTTTCGACCATTTCAAAACATTTATCTATTTTAAAAGAAGCGGGTATTGTTGATGACGAGAAGCGCGGAAAACAGGTATTTTATAGGCTTAAGGTGCCATGCATCATAAATTTCGTAAAATGTATTGAAGATGTTATTAAATCCAATGCTGATTATCATATGGCGTTGATAAAATAG
- the arsA gene encoding arsenical pump-driving ATPase, which translates to MNNLLEKTPRFIFFTGKGGVGKTSISCAVAVGLADSGKKVLLISTDPASNLSEVLNTEVTTKPQQIKGLRNLFAMNINPIKAAEQYREKMVSPYRGVLPDEAIEQMEEQLSGACTVEIAGFNEFSKFIGDENIIGDYEHIVLDTAPTGHTLRLLNLPSAWNDFIATNQTGSSCLGPVSGLKEQKALYEKVLSELKNPEKTLLVLVATAEKIALLEAEKASRELKELGIKNQHLVINAIFENGSDDKIAKAFAIKSQKALEEIPQEIENLPSTRISYCPKGIIGIESLREICKESGDAIEKADYKKLNSFVKEILKETWDWHSFIDGLESKGYGVIMTMGKGGVGKTTIASAIAVSLAERGNPVLLSTTDPAAHIQYTVDSDCPNLEISRIDPKAETNRYVSTILERNREKLSKNDMALLEEELRSPCIEEVAVFEAFARTVAKGKNKFIVLDTAPTGHTLLLLDSTQSFHREVEKTSDGLPSEVKELLPLIRDPSFTCVLIVTLAEATPVHEAAYLQNDLLRAGIKPFGWIINRSFAISDSKDPLLFQKGLTEIPYINEVINKHSSKTLILPWITEDTYGIDNLKRITV; encoded by the coding sequence ATGAACAATCTATTGGAAAAAACTCCAAGATTCATATTTTTTACTGGCAAAGGTGGTGTTGGCAAGACTTCAATATCTTGCGCTGTGGCTGTAGGGCTTGCAGATTCTGGGAAGAAAGTACTTCTGATTAGCACTGATCCAGCATCGAACTTGAGTGAAGTGCTTAATACAGAAGTTACTACAAAACCACAGCAAATAAAAGGATTACGAAACCTTTTTGCAATGAATATCAATCCCATTAAAGCAGCAGAGCAGTATCGTGAAAAAATGGTTTCACCATATCGAGGAGTACTGCCTGATGAAGCAATTGAGCAGATGGAAGAACAGCTTTCAGGTGCCTGCACAGTAGAGATTGCAGGATTCAATGAATTTTCAAAATTTATTGGAGATGAGAATATTATAGGTGATTATGAGCATATAGTTTTAGACACTGCACCAACAGGACATACTCTTCGTCTTTTGAATTTGCCTTCTGCATGGAACGATTTTATTGCTACAAATCAAACAGGAAGCTCCTGTTTAGGTCCAGTATCAGGCTTAAAAGAGCAAAAAGCACTCTATGAGAAAGTGCTAAGTGAACTGAAAAACCCTGAAAAAACTCTATTAGTATTGGTTGCTACAGCAGAAAAAATAGCTTTACTTGAAGCCGAGAAAGCAAGCCGTGAATTGAAAGAATTGGGAATAAAAAATCAACATCTTGTTATTAATGCAATCTTTGAAAATGGTTCAGATGATAAAATTGCAAAAGCCTTTGCGATAAAATCACAAAAAGCGCTTGAAGAAATACCACAAGAAATTGAAAATCTTCCTTCTACACGGATTTCTTACTGTCCTAAAGGCATCATAGGGATAGAATCATTAAGAGAAATTTGTAAAGAGTCTGGTGATGCAATTGAAAAGGCAGATTACAAAAAATTGAATTCATTTGTAAAAGAAATTTTGAAAGAAACTTGGGATTGGCATTCATTCATCGATGGACTTGAATCAAAAGGATATGGCGTCATAATGACAATGGGAAAAGGAGGTGTCGGAAAAACTACAATTGCCTCAGCTATAGCTGTTTCTCTTGCTGAAAGAGGTAATCCTGTGCTTCTTTCAACAACCGATCCTGCAGCGCATATTCAATATACAGTAGATTCTGATTGTCCAAATTTAGAAATTTCCAGAATCGACCCTAAGGCAGAGACCAATCGATATGTAAGTACTATTCTTGAAAGGAATAGGGAGAAGCTGTCTAAAAATGATATGGCACTTCTTGAAGAGGAGCTTCGTTCACCATGTATTGAAGAAGTGGCTGTTTTTGAGGCATTCGCAAGGACAGTGGCAAAGGGGAAAAACAAGTTTATAGTTCTCGATACTGCGCCAACGGGGCATACCTTGCTTCTTCTCGATTCAACACAATCCTTTCATCGTGAAGTTGAAAAAACATCAGATGGTTTGCCTTCAGAAGTGAAAGAACTTCTGCCTCTTATTAGGGATCCGAGTTTTACCTGCGTTCTCATTGTCACTTTGGCTGAAGCAACACCTGTGCATGAGGCGGCATATCTTCAGAATGACCTTCTGCGGGCTGGCATTAAACCTTTTGGTTGGATTATCAACAGGAGTTTTGCAATTTCTGATTCAAAGGATCCCTTGCTCTTTCAAAAAGGGTTGACTGAAATTCCTTATATAAATGAGGTTATAAATAAGCACTCATCAAAGACATTGATTCTACCATGGAT
- a CDS encoding ArsR family transcriptional regulator, whose product MDKIVQVIKSLSDKNRLRIIAALMENKELCACQITELLNIRGASVSRHLSQLVNAGILKSRKEGRWIYFSIRNRKMSDALLSCIKAELLKSEEIERDRKVLKKILATDVEDICRKQRGEKCCPKKN is encoded by the coding sequence ATGGATAAAATAGTGCAGGTCATAAAAAGCCTTTCAGACAAAAACCGCCTGCGGATAATTGCGGCATTGATGGAAAATAAAGAACTTTGTGCCTGTCAGATAACAGAATTATTGAATATCAGAGGAGCAAGCGTTTCACGCCATCTATCCCAGCTTGTCAATGCAGGGATTTTGAAAAGCCGTAAGGAAGGGCGTTGGATTTATTTCAGCATTAGAAATAGGAAGATGTCAGATGCTTTGCTTTCCTGCATTAAAGCTGAGTTATTGAAATCTGAGGAAATTGAGAGAGACAGGAAGGTGCTTAAAAAAATTCTTGCAACTGATGTAGAAGATATCTGCAGGAAACAGCGCGGTGAGAAGTGCTGTCCTAAAAAAAATTGA
- a CDS encoding tRNA CCA-pyrophosphorylase: MVKAKDFYEVGLKLHGHKCPAMPMGLRAGQAAMNKLGVERAKDGQLMAFVEIGENHCATCFADGVQVITGCTFGKGNISKLHYGKWGLILIDKETGRSVRVSPKAEIMQENKKTEFFTEYRQKGIPASKVPDEIVAPLVEKVMSAPEEVLFNIGDVVSWQWEEPVHSFEGFVCDICGEMTVEHYGRILGDKKVCIPCREKTAETSRE, encoded by the coding sequence ATGGTAAAAGCAAAAGATTTTTATGAAGTGGGACTTAAATTGCATGGTCACAAATGTCCTGCTATGCCGATGGGGCTTCGTGCGGGCCAGGCAGCGATGAACAAGCTTGGCGTAGAACGTGCGAAGGACGGTCAGTTAATGGCTTTTGTAGAAATTGGCGAGAATCATTGTGCCACATGTTTTGCTGATGGTGTGCAAGTGATAACGGGATGCACATTTGGCAAGGGCAATATCAGCAAACTCCACTACGGGAAATGGGGGCTAATATTGATTGACAAAGAAACAGGCCGCTCTGTAAGAGTGTCCCCCAAAGCAGAGATAATGCAGGAAAATAAAAAGACGGAATTTTTTACCGAATACCGTCAAAAAGGCATTCCCGCATCCAAGGTGCCTGATGAAATTGTGGCACCGCTCGTGGAAAAAGTGATGAGTGCGCCTGAAGAAGTATTATTTAATATTGGCGATGTGGTTTCATGGCAATGGGAAGAGCCCGTCCATTCCTTCGAAGGGTTTGTTTGTGACATTTGCGGAGAAATGACGGTGGAGCACTACGGGCGCATTTTGGGTGACAAGAAAGTTTGTATCCCTTGCAGGGAAAAAACCGCAGAAACGAGCAGAGAATAA
- a CDS encoding arsenate reductase ArsC yields the protein MKQKIKILFLCTGNSCRSQMAEGWTRHLKADEIEAYSAGVETHGLNPNAVKVMAEAGVDISKHRSKHIDEFKNTEFDYVVTLCGNAQETCPVFPGRTKVIHIGFDDPPKMAEKKETQEEKLNCYRKVRDEIKEFVETLPESLNK from the coding sequence ATGAAACAAAAAATAAAAATACTTTTTCTTTGCACAGGAAATTCCTGCCGCAGCCAGATGGCTGAAGGGTGGACACGCCATCTCAAAGCAGATGAAATAGAAGCGTATTCTGCCGGAGTGGAAACACACGGACTAAATCCCAATGCAGTAAAAGTGATGGCAGAGGCGGGTGTTGATATCTCAAAGCATCGATCAAAGCATATTGATGAATTTAAAAATACAGAATTTGATTATGTCGTTACTTTATGCGGAAATGCGCAGGAAACATGTCCCGTTTTTCCCGGAAGAACGAAAGTTATTCATATTGGATTTGATGACCCACCAAAAATGGCAGAAAAAAAGGAAACACAAGAGGAAAAACTCAACTGCTACCGCAAAGTTAGAGATGAGATAAAAGAGTTTGTTGAAACATTACCGGAATCATTGAATAAATGA